The Halorientalis sp. IM1011 genome window below encodes:
- the queC gene encoding 7-cyano-7-deazaguanine synthase QueC, translating to MTRETHTDTDASTDDDRRAVILVSGGMDSATAVYEAIDRGYDPYLLHTSYGQETEDRERECAEELAAEVDAADFLHVETGHLAAIGASSLTDDGIEVADADPDSDEIPTSYVPFRNANLLAMAVSYAEATDCEAVFIGAHSEDFSGYPDCRPEFFDTFQRVIDAGTKPDTEIDLVAPFVEWSKTDIAERGLELGVPYELTWSCYREESPACGTCDACAFRLEAFQNCGVRDPIDYTERPTYAD from the coding sequence ATGACCCGAGAGACTCACACCGACACCGACGCATCGACCGACGACGACCGCCGCGCCGTGATCCTCGTCTCCGGCGGGATGGACAGCGCGACCGCCGTCTACGAGGCCATCGACCGCGGCTACGACCCGTACCTGTTGCACACCTCCTACGGCCAGGAGACCGAGGACAGGGAACGGGAGTGCGCCGAGGAACTGGCCGCCGAGGTCGACGCCGCCGACTTCCTCCACGTCGAGACCGGCCACCTCGCCGCTATCGGCGCGTCCAGCCTCACCGACGACGGGATCGAGGTTGCCGACGCCGATCCCGACAGCGACGAGATTCCGACCTCCTACGTCCCCTTCCGGAACGCGAACCTGCTCGCGATGGCCGTCTCCTACGCCGAGGCCACCGACTGCGAGGCCGTCTTCATCGGCGCTCACAGCGAGGACTTTTCGGGGTATCCGGACTGCCGCCCGGAATTCTTCGACACGTTCCAGCGCGTGATCGACGCCGGCACCAAACCCGACACGGAGATCGACCTCGTCGCTCCGTTCGTCGAGTGGTCCAAGACCGACATCGCCGAGCGCGGCCTCGAACTGGGCGTGCCCTACGAACTGACATGGAGCTGCTACCGCGAGGAGTCACCGGCCTGTGGCACCTGCGATGCCTGCGCGTTCCGACTCGAAGCCTTCCAGAACTGCGGCGTCCGCGACCCGATCGACTACACCGAACGACCGACGTACGCCGACTGA
- a CDS encoding 7-carboxy-7-deazaguanine synthase QueE, with protein sequence MPVDADPDGDAAESPPDTETALPINELFHSLQGEGRLAGVPSVFVRTSGCNLRCWFCDSYHTSWEPSHAWFDMDEIVAEVEAFDADHVVLTGGEPLLHEESVTLLERLDAAGYHTTVETNGTIFRDAPIDLASVSPKLASSTPSADLIGEDEGSIRPDGEPVDPAAAERHEADRLDLDALARLVETYDTQLKFVVTGPDDMAEIDRLVDRVRDAADATVPDSDVLLMPEGTTREALDETRETVAELALDRGYRYTPRLHVDLWNDAPGT encoded by the coding sequence ATGCCAGTCGACGCTGATCCCGATGGCGACGCGGCCGAATCGCCACCCGACACCGAGACAGCGCTCCCGATCAACGAACTGTTCCACTCGTTGCAGGGCGAGGGACGGCTCGCGGGCGTCCCGTCCGTGTTCGTCCGTACCAGCGGCTGTAACCTCCGGTGCTGGTTCTGTGACTCCTATCACACCTCCTGGGAGCCGTCCCACGCCTGGTTCGATATGGACGAGATCGTGGCGGAAGTCGAGGCGTTCGACGCCGACCACGTCGTCCTCACGGGCGGTGAACCGCTCCTGCACGAGGAGTCGGTGACGCTGCTCGAACGTCTCGACGCCGCGGGCTACCACACCACCGTCGAGACCAACGGGACCATCTTCCGGGACGCCCCGATCGACCTCGCGAGCGTCAGCCCGAAACTGGCGAGCAGTACACCCTCGGCCGACCTGATCGGCGAGGACGAGGGATCGATCCGGCCGGACGGCGAACCCGTCGATCCCGCCGCTGCGGAGCGCCACGAGGCCGACCGGCTCGATCTGGACGCGCTGGCTCGACTGGTCGAGACCTACGATACCCAACTCAAATTCGTCGTCACCGGCCCCGACGATATGGCCGAGATCGACCGGCTGGTCGACCGCGTCCGCGACGCCGCCGACGCGACCGTCCCCGACAGCGACGTCCTGTTGATGCCCGAGGGTACGACCCGCGAGGCGCTGGACGAGACCCGCGAGACCGTCGCCGAACTGGCGCTCGATCGAGGCTACCGCTACACGCCCCGCCTCCACGTCGATCTCTGGAACGACGCACCCGGAACCTGA
- a CDS encoding 6-pyruvoyl tetrahydropterin synthase family protein yields MTETAVGERRDADALADAGERTLHVGRDRPIRISTGHRIRHHDGKCSRPHGHNYEISVTVTGELTEEGWVVDKGDITQVIDEWDHRFLVERDDPLVEAFEDSGDGDALVVLDHPPTAEVMSLVLERRLEDRLPETVSEVAVEVAETGELCASY; encoded by the coding sequence ATGACCGAGACTGCTGTCGGAGAGCGACGGGACGCTGATGCTCTCGCCGACGCGGGCGAGCGGACACTCCACGTCGGCCGGGATCGTCCCATTCGCATCAGCACGGGCCACCGTATCCGTCATCACGACGGGAAGTGTTCGCGACCACACGGCCACAACTACGAGATCAGCGTCACTGTCACGGGTGAACTGACCGAGGAGGGATGGGTCGTCGACAAAGGTGATATTACCCAGGTAATCGACGAGTGGGATCATCGGTTCCTCGTCGAGCGGGACGATCCGCTGGTCGAGGCCTTCGAGGACAGCGGCGACGGCGACGCGCTCGTCGTCCTCGATCACCCGCCCACGGCAGAGGTGATGAGCCTCGTCCTCGAACGACGCCTCGAAGACCGCCTCCCCGAGACGGTCTCGGAGGTGGCCGTCGAGGTGGCCGAGACCGGCGAACTCTGTGCCAGTTACTGA
- a CDS encoding PAS domain-containing protein: protein MTVPESVSRERRPDATVYCDEGYPAGMEELRAGLEAVSSLSVSEVQRLAEGPVEPADSRVTLVFTDSVPDERTVERVTRPPSIWITTAADVVTAGTERGVTDVFNWEPADGWAMLAAKLYHRLDERTEAAADERAIPEQALQRISDGVLALDDEFRITYLNNAMASVLRDGDGDVRGDRFWDHLSPDVTEVLRPALERAMADGATVTTEVQTPETEQWYEVTAYPSAEGLSLYGREVTQRKQREAQQARYEHLVETVGDAVYILDEDGRFTFVNDALCEMTGYDREDLLGSSVHVIKDDETVAEAEDALRDLLRRQDEPGMPIAKLDVELITGDGDRVPATDRMTLRPLSEDGDFTGTVGTLRDISRQRRRQDILGGILASTQDMMAATTTDEVSQLVVDTIREVFEFDLAVVREHDDEFDQLVPVATSEGVDDVMTDRPAYDPDEGPVGTAYTEERLVVREDLGERDEYDRGGVEIGGYCPIGDRRTLSFGSRDDAGFTDDELRLVELLAETAAAAFEMVTREEELRRYEAVVEAADDKLFTLDSAGTITLATDQFATAVGYDREALTGHDIAEFVPEAIATEIADPASPIDVETDLRSRDGGRLPSRIRTARFSSPYGDGVVGTVRDLSELRSAQQAASRNRRRFTELFETLSDPVADVEYDDGEAVVSRANAAFAALCDETDRYLTDRPLAEVRAALPAGVAAAMEPVTTPGASIEREVTTQTGTERKQYILKTVPYESTDGKRAFVVLTDVTDLAQRETHLQVLHRLLRHNLRNETTVIQGYAESLLAMDTDEQIDEFAGRIFDASSSLVDASDTARTIQHVLRMDGDEVESVPVAEVAEQIRVEIVGDYPAADVSLTTATDGTVTFSHHLLVGIEELVENSVEHSDDDSPSVELELVDGPSPDTVTIRVSDDGPGLPDGEWDVVSGAQEITQLQHTQGLGLWLVRWVVDKHSGDLILEESGPDGTTIAITLPR, encoded by the coding sequence ATGACCGTCCCCGAGTCGGTATCACGCGAGAGACGCCCCGACGCAACGGTCTACTGCGACGAGGGGTATCCGGCGGGGATGGAGGAGTTGCGGGCGGGACTGGAAGCGGTGTCGTCGCTATCGGTGTCAGAGGTACAGCGGCTGGCGGAGGGCCCCGTGGAGCCGGCCGACAGCCGCGTGACGCTCGTGTTCACCGATAGCGTCCCCGACGAACGGACCGTGGAGCGGGTGACGAGGCCGCCCTCGATCTGGATCACGACGGCGGCGGACGTGGTGACCGCCGGGACCGAACGCGGCGTCACGGACGTGTTCAACTGGGAGCCAGCCGACGGCTGGGCGATGCTGGCGGCGAAACTTTACCACCGACTGGACGAGCGGACGGAAGCAGCCGCGGACGAGCGGGCGATCCCCGAGCAGGCACTCCAGCGGATCAGCGACGGGGTGCTGGCACTGGACGACGAGTTCCGTATCACCTACCTGAACAACGCGATGGCGTCGGTGTTGCGGGACGGTGACGGCGACGTTCGCGGCGATCGGTTCTGGGACCACCTCTCGCCGGACGTGACCGAGGTGCTCCGGCCGGCGCTCGAACGAGCGATGGCCGATGGCGCGACCGTCACGACCGAGGTCCAGACCCCGGAGACCGAGCAGTGGTACGAGGTGACCGCCTACCCGTCGGCGGAGGGACTGTCGCTGTACGGCCGGGAGGTGACCCAGCGCAAACAGCGCGAGGCTCAGCAGGCTCGTTACGAACACCTCGTCGAGACCGTCGGCGACGCCGTCTACATCCTGGACGAGGACGGGCGGTTCACGTTCGTCAACGACGCACTCTGTGAGATGACGGGCTACGACCGCGAGGACCTGCTCGGCTCGTCGGTCCACGTCATCAAAGACGACGAGACCGTCGCGGAAGCCGAGGACGCGCTCCGTGACCTGCTCCGGAGACAGGACGAGCCGGGGATGCCCATCGCCAAACTCGACGTGGAACTGATCACGGGCGACGGCGACCGCGTTCCGGCGACCGACAGGATGACACTCCGTCCCCTCTCGGAGGACGGCGATTTCACCGGGACCGTCGGGACGCTCCGGGACATCAGCCGCCAGCGCCGCCGGCAGGACATCCTCGGCGGTATCCTCGCGAGCACACAGGACATGATGGCCGCGACCACGACCGACGAGGTGAGTCAGCTGGTCGTCGACACCATCCGCGAGGTCTTCGAGTTCGATCTGGCCGTCGTCCGGGAACACGACGACGAATTTGACCAGCTCGTACCCGTCGCCACCTCGGAGGGCGTCGACGACGTGATGACCGACCGGCCGGCCTACGACCCCGACGAAGGACCGGTCGGCACCGCCTACACCGAGGAGCGTCTCGTCGTCCGCGAGGACCTGGGCGAGCGGGACGAGTACGACCGCGGCGGCGTCGAGATCGGCGGCTACTGTCCGATCGGCGACCGGCGGACGCTCAGTTTCGGCTCCCGCGACGACGCGGGGTTCACCGACGACGAACTCAGACTGGTGGAGTTGCTGGCCGAGACCGCCGCCGCAGCCTTCGAGATGGTCACCCGCGAGGAGGAACTCAGGCGCTACGAGGCCGTCGTCGAGGCCGCCGATGACAAGCTGTTCACGCTCGATTCCGCGGGGACGATCACGCTCGCGACCGACCAGTTCGCGACCGCTGTCGGGTACGACCGCGAGGCACTGACCGGCCACGACATCGCCGAGTTCGTCCCCGAAGCCATCGCCACGGAGATCGCCGATCCGGCGAGCCCGATCGACGTGGAGACTGACCTCCGGAGCCGGGACGGTGGCCGCCTCCCCAGCCGGATCCGGACCGCTCGCTTCTCCAGCCCCTACGGGGACGGCGTCGTCGGTACCGTCAGAGATCTCTCGGAACTGCGCTCGGCCCAGCAGGCCGCCTCGCGCAACCGCCGGCGGTTCACCGAACTGTTCGAGACGCTCTCCGATCCGGTCGCCGACGTGGAGTACGACGACGGCGAGGCGGTCGTCAGCCGGGCCAACGCCGCCTTCGCCGCCCTCTGTGACGAGACCGATCGCTACCTCACCGACCGCCCGCTGGCCGAGGTGCGTGCAGCACTGCCCGCCGGCGTCGCCGCGGCCATGGAACCCGTCACGACGCCGGGCGCGAGCATCGAGCGCGAGGTGACGACCCAGACCGGCACCGAACGCAAGCAGTACATCCTGAAGACGGTGCCCTACGAGAGCACCGACGGGAAGCGGGCCTTCGTGGTCCTGACCGACGTGACCGATCTGGCCCAGCGCGAGACCCACCTCCAGGTGCTCCACCGGCTGCTCCGGCACAACCTCCGCAACGAGACCACCGTCATCCAGGGGTACGCCGAGTCGCTGCTCGCGATGGACACCGACGAGCAAATCGACGAGTTCGCCGGCCGGATCTTCGATGCGAGTTCGTCGCTGGTCGACGCCTCCGACACCGCCCGGACGATCCAGCACGTCCTCCGGATGGACGGCGACGAGGTCGAATCCGTCCCGGTCGCGGAGGTGGCCGAGCAGATCCGCGTGGAGATCGTCGGCGACTATCCCGCCGCGGACGTGTCCCTCACGACCGCGACCGACGGCACCGTGACCTTCAGCCACCACCTGCTGGTCGGCATCGAGGAACTCGTCGAGAATTCGGTGGAGCACAGTGACGACGACTCACCCAGCGTCGAGCTCGAACTCGTCGACGGCCCGAGCCCCGACACCGTCACCATCCGGGTCAGCGACGACGGGCCCGGGCTCCCCGACGGGGAGTGGGACGTGGTGTCCGGCGCACAGGAGATTACCCAGCTCCAGCACACCCAGGGGCTCGGGCTGTGGCTCGTGCGCTGGGTCGTCGACAAACACAGCGGCGACCTGATCCTCGAAGAGAGCGGTCCGGACGGGACGACGATCGCCATCACACTCCCGCGGTAA
- a CDS encoding homing endonuclease associated repeat-containing protein, translating into MVTEDDCIHALREAAQLLGDSPTKAQYEDLGLTPSASTILRQCGGWNAAKRRAGLATNYSRGSRVEPKPDGVDLPEGLVWDELSQDQRWHYRNREWNTERSLQRRRRLRLWVNEQKQERGCRECGEDDPECLDFHHPVPAEKEMEVSTMITWGYGKDRLEPEIEKCTVLCANCHRKKHHEKPDGIEWANLSTCSFERIVSSKEATERPVDLRDRQQAWVYEYKRSHGCRDCVVENPACLDLHHTGDVPKSRSVSQLIADGCSWKELLREVQKCIVLCANCHRNEHYEGPVPE; encoded by the coding sequence ATGGTCACCGAAGACGACTGCATCCACGCACTCAGGGAGGCTGCCCAGTTGCTCGGCGATTCCCCGACGAAAGCTCAGTACGAGGACCTCGGGCTGACACCGTCGGCATCGACGATCCTCCGTCAGTGTGGCGGGTGGAACGCGGCCAAGCGACGGGCCGGACTGGCGACGAACTACTCGCGGGGATCGCGGGTCGAACCGAAACCCGACGGTGTCGACCTGCCCGAGGGACTGGTGTGGGACGAACTGAGTCAGGACCAGCGCTGGCACTACCGGAATCGGGAGTGGAATACGGAGCGGTCGCTACAGCGGCGGCGGCGGTTGCGGCTGTGGGTGAACGAGCAGAAACAAGAGCGGGGATGTCGGGAGTGCGGTGAAGACGATCCGGAGTGTCTCGATTTCCACCACCCGGTGCCAGCGGAGAAGGAGATGGAAGTTTCCACGATGATCACGTGGGGCTACGGGAAGGATCGACTGGAACCGGAGATCGAGAAGTGTACCGTTCTGTGTGCGAACTGTCACCGGAAAAAACACCACGAGAAACCGGATGGTATCGAGTGGGCTAACCTGTCCACATGCTCTTTCGAACGGATAGTGAGTTCGAAAGAAGCAACCGAACGGCCAGTAGACTTGCGAGACAGACAACAGGCGTGGGTTTACGAATACAAACGGAGCCACGGCTGCCGAGACTGTGTAGTTGAGAATCCCGCCTGTCTCGACCTTCATCATACGGGTGATGTACCAAAGAGCCGTTCGGTCAGCCAGCTCATCGCCGACGGTTGTTCGTGGAAGGAACTCCTGCGAGAGGTACAGAAGTGCATCGTACTGTGTGCGAACTGCCATCGAAACGAACATTACGAGGGACCGGTCCCCGAATGA
- the thiE gene encoding thiamine phosphate synthase, which yields MNPDTYLVTAEPISEGRSTTEIVEAAIAGGIDVVQLREKEMPARERYDLGLELRELTREAGVPLIVNDRIDLAAAVDADGVHLGDEDLPIAVAREQLGAGAVVGRSVSTPEAAREAERAGADYLGVGAVYPTNSKDTDPEGTEIGLDRIEAVAEAVGIPVVGIGGVKPDTAAAVIEAGADGVAVISAITAAEDPEVATRDLGAAVERGRSST from the coding sequence ATGAACCCCGACACGTACCTCGTGACTGCCGAACCTATCTCCGAGGGCCGCTCGACGACCGAAATCGTCGAGGCGGCCATCGCCGGCGGGATCGACGTGGTGCAGTTACGCGAGAAGGAGATGCCCGCCCGAGAGCGGTACGACCTCGGGCTGGAGCTCCGCGAGCTGACCCGTGAGGCGGGCGTGCCGCTGATCGTCAACGACCGGATCGACCTCGCGGCGGCCGTCGACGCCGACGGCGTCCACCTCGGCGACGAGGACCTGCCGATCGCTGTCGCTCGGGAGCAGTTGGGTGCCGGGGCCGTCGTCGGGCGGTCGGTCTCGACGCCGGAGGCTGCCCGCGAAGCCGAGCGGGCGGGCGCGGACTACCTCGGCGTCGGCGCGGTGTACCCCACGAATTCGAAGGACACGGATCCGGAGGGAACGGAGATCGGACTCGACCGGATCGAAGCGGTGGCCGAGGCGGTCGGGATTCCCGTCGTCGGGATCGGCGGGGTGAAACCGGACACCGCCGCGGCCGTGATCGAGGCGGGGGCCGACGGCGTGGCGGTCATCTCGGCGATCACGGCTGCCGAGGATCCGGAAGTGGCGACCCGCGACCTCGGCGCGGCGGTCGAGCGCGGGCGGTCGAGCACCTGA
- a CDS encoding enoyl-CoA hydratase/isomerase family protein produces the protein MTQYGTIEYEVDGVTAHVRLDRPDAMNALNERLLEEFEDALDRADADDEIRVVVVAGNGTAFSSGYDIGADEPELSVDDRMLDQRTHLEAIFSARVPVIAAVDGAALAGGCNLALACDLTFATEGSEFGYPDMHFGEPPPKFVLPFVTDSLKHARELLYTGKSVDAEEAHRMGLVNRVVPDGDLEGAVDEEIDQITKTPSAAVALVKDMINDVQETQGYRRYGRLDESLGTLTMESETATEFREIRDEEGLQAALEWVHGTDKS, from the coding sequence GTGACACAGTACGGCACGATCGAGTACGAGGTCGACGGGGTGACCGCCCACGTCCGACTCGACCGCCCCGACGCGATGAACGCGCTGAACGAGCGATTGCTCGAGGAGTTCGAGGACGCCCTCGACCGGGCCGACGCCGACGACGAGATACGGGTCGTGGTCGTCGCCGGCAACGGGACGGCCTTCTCGTCGGGGTACGACATCGGTGCGGACGAGCCGGAGCTGTCGGTCGACGACCGAATGCTCGACCAGCGGACCCACCTGGAAGCGATCTTCTCCGCGCGAGTGCCCGTTATCGCCGCCGTCGACGGGGCCGCGCTGGCCGGCGGGTGCAACCTCGCGCTGGCCTGTGACCTGACGTTCGCGACGGAGGGTTCAGAGTTCGGCTACCCCGACATGCACTTCGGCGAACCGCCGCCGAAGTTCGTCCTTCCCTTCGTCACCGACTCGCTGAAACACGCCCGCGAGTTGCTCTACACCGGCAAGTCCGTCGACGCCGAGGAGGCCCACCGGATGGGGCTGGTCAACCGCGTCGTCCCCGACGGCGACCTGGAGGGTGCGGTCGACGAGGAGATCGACCAGATCACCAAGACCCCCAGCGCGGCGGTGGCGCTGGTCAAGGACATGATCAACGACGTGCAGGAGACACAGGGGTATCGGCGGTACGGTCGCCTCGACGAGTCGCTCGGGACGCTGACGATGGAGAGCGAGACGGCGACGGAGTTCCGCGAGATCCGCGACGAGGAGGGCTTACAGGCCGCCCTGGAGTGGGTGCACGGCACCGACAAGTCGTGA